Part of the Nicotiana sylvestris chromosome 2, ASM39365v2, whole genome shotgun sequence genome, TAGTTGTTCATGGCCAACCTCATTCCCTCTATGATGAGTTGTGCTAGATATTGGGTGTTGTGGAGGATCACAATAGCCTCTTGGCCATTGATTGGGACCGTGAATGACAGTCTTGGGTTTGGGATGGTTGAGCGTAAATTATCTAGGGTTGTTCTTGGGGATGAAGGGGGAATGTTTTCCATGTTGAGAGGACGATGTTGCCTTAGGATTTGGACTAGGTGATTCCTTCTTCTAAGGGTTGAATGAACTCTTGGCATTTTGGGTAAGGGAAGATGCAATTAATACACTGGTAGTGGGGCGTGAGATTTTTGGTAGAAGAAAGGGTTGGCCGATTGGTTGGAGAAACAATGATTGTTTCTTCCAAGTTTTTATCTTTTTGTTATTCTAGGTCTTGATTTATagggtaattaatatctttgttTGGGTTTTCTAAGAGAATGTCCATTTGGCTACTCTCTTCTCTCTTCGTTGCCATTTGGCCAACATGCATGGTGGGAGGGATCGTGCCGTATCTTAGAGAAGGATCTTGTGGAGATCCTTTggataacaaaatattttggtaGATTTTTTATTAAGGAGTGGGTTTAGGGTAGTAGGGGTAGGATTAGAGGGAGGGTTAGAAACATCCATGCTAGGGCCAATTTGCATGGCATTCATTTTTTCCATTTGGTTAGTAATAGTAGAAGCCACGGGTAAGTCACTCATACATGTGTCAATATTTTATAGTGCCAAGTCATCATTTAGATGAGTAAATTtattattacaaaaaaaaatattattttccaTGGTGGGTTTTGGCAAAACCATTTGTTGATTGTCCATGTAGTGATTTTTAGAAGGATAGTTGTTTTGTTCCTTAGGATTGTTAGGTTGATCAGTAGCTTTTGAGGGTTGATTAGGGGAAGGATGAATTTTAGCTTGATATTGAAGCAGTTGTTTGTCCAAGTATTTACCTGTATTAGCATTGAAAAGTTTAACCGAAATACCTGGGCCATGGTTGCTTTTAACTTGGTTGATGGAAGGTTGAGTGGGAAGTTTTCtaccttgatttttctttttgttgaaaGAAACAGTGATCCATTCGTCCACTTTCCCTTCGTTTGTATCCATAGGTTGATGAGCTTGCCTTACATGGGTAGTTTCAGTGCATTGATTCTTAATAAAACTGCATTGCCTCATTGTGTGACCAAAGCGACCacaatttttgcaaagaaagtctTCCCCTTCGCAATGAATATGTTGCTTATGTTGTCCAACAAAAAGGTAGGGTTGGACTAGAACTTCCAGAGGGATTTCAACACAAATTCTTGCATATCGACCTCTAAGAGTAGTTGATGTATATATGTCATTTTTTAGTATGCGTCCTATTGCATTGCCAATTTTTTCCAGGATTTTCCCATCGTAAAACTCTGTTGGAAACTGAGGAAGCCTAATCCAAACAGCTGAGGTGGTTAATTTCTCATTTTTAGCCAAGAAGTTTGGTTTCCATCTGGAGATGGACAGGAAATGGCCACTTATAAACCATGGACCTAAGTGGATGGCTTTATCCATgttctccttcttcttgaacTTGATAATATAATAGTCTTCTCCAAGATCAATGAGAGAGAAGTCTTCGGCTGTGTTCCATAgatcttgaattttcttctttAAATAATGATGTAACATGCGTTTTCCTACTAATTTGATAATTATGGAAAATTTCCATGGTTCATAGATACGTTGTCTATCTTCCGTTGTGAGGGAAATTTCTATCACACCATTTTTTCCCAACTGGATTGTGCACAATTTCCTTCTCATCCATTGAGTTGGTGGTGTGGAGTATAAATTATTGTTCAATTATAGAAGCAAAATTCGTTGGGTTTGATTCCAATAGTTTGTCCTCGAAGGATATTagttttttcaaattattttgtaAAGGATTTTGGCGGATTAAATATGGTGGTTTTGGAGGAATAGTGGCTTGTTTCACAAAGAGATGGGAGTTCATTCTAGGAAGAAGTTCGAGCTTCTCTCACTAGTTGGGGGAGTAGTATGTGTGTGAGTTTTTTTGGTAGTATGTCAATTCATAATGAGTGAGCACTTGTACTATGTAAACGTGGATTGAAGAGAGAATTAATATAATATTATCTTTTATGTGTTGTGCTCACGAGCATAAGCCACCGTTGGTCCACACATATGTAGACGTACTCAAACGATAGGCACGCTATAATATTTAATTGATCATACAGATAATTACTTTATAATTATGTCACCATATCAAATTTGTTAGAAAATTTACTTTTTGTTATAAGTTAACTTAACTAGTGAACAAAACTTCTAACTCAATTAGTATATGGCATTTACCAATATATTTTCTGCAAGCCATATATtgtatgattttattttttatttcttaattAAATAGATGTTTATGTGAGTATTTTACTTATTTTAATGATTCTTAGATTTGAAATCTTGGTTTGTTTAATAGTTAAATGAAAAGAGTTCAAATTATTCTTAGTTCTCTTTAAATAAAGTGATTTGAGTAACTTTtgttattaaataattttatattGTCTTTAAAAAAATAATGTTTTTGGAAAAGTACATCTTGGACTTTTAACCTATACAAAAATAATTATGAAAAAGTATACAAACACGCACCTTAGGTTTGATAAAATACTTTGTAAGACAACACGAGTCCTTAAAGATAGTCtaatgttatgataaatatcatgtTATGGtagatgtctactcttcctccatgatttttatgtcaaatgcttaatgacatattcaatgacatattttctatgttcaatgacatattccatgacatattttcttcacttttcatgcctatataaaggccttgtaatagataggaaaatacacacaattgaagaagaaaatctcttctttctctctatttttatttcttgttcatgttttactaaattgcttttatttcataacacattatcagcacgagtctctaaccaattgtatatatatctacaaaaaaatTTCTACATCTAAAAAAATTACAATTAGAAGCTatacatatcatcacatggttaaatgtaaagagaaactacatatggtaagtaatgaaatgtaagaaagtatgattatcttatacttgtcattcctttaaaatctcatatgcacacGACTTCGTACTACActtgtattgcataagcacatattaatattacatcttttatatcacatgaatggaataaaattttcgaagttctatatgtgaaaatcatagtagcagttaattgttgatatgatgcatgcCATAGTAACCAaagatattttatataaattgtcttatgcatatttgtgcgttaactatcttcaatctgtcctgccgcttttaatattttcttttacttggatgaatattttttttccttttggatttttacacttgcatatagtaccaaaaaaaaggaataaaatataataataaaattgatcacactgattaaaagcataaatcatcttgaagaaaacaagaaatacttcacatctttatctaggttgattaattacttctttgaaattttaaaaacaaaccagctattgagaaagtatacttcataatttatggtcgtatcatttgaaagcaaacaatgattagtatgactactagaagaggtatttttgagtatccatgacctatttgatgcttgctactgacttaccatttttaagtattttatatgaatgatgcacaagctactATATATAGTACTatatatatgtgttgttacctatatggtgtacttttgataaatttattcactaattgcttggttgaattgagtgaaggaaagtcatggcgtttaatcaaatccaataggtagggtataccccgaaaacaacaatatttttgagagagactcaataaatattatgacaatgattttatgatctttttaaactctaatagaatttagaagaaatattctgactacaaacggttgtatttcatatagatgctacaaatgattaataaagctttacgctgatttgagatttgtacacttatttaacaaagcaaatttgatttgctaagatgcaaattagttgtgtataactttcttggcatgtgattgaaattaaatcttgagaatgaatctcaatattgtttagcctattatgccattgattgagggtaagacatcgggatcaagtcctgatgctccataatgataagagttgggtttgagtcccaatttattatggcctaacatgcctttatattggtaagatattggatttgagtcccaatgtaccatatttatggtataatgatgactaaagaaaaataatatattattcatgaaaaggcatgaaaattgtcccacttgatttgctccattcttgaagtgaatgtgatagcagtgcataataagtttcaatgaagacaagtggttgaacaatgaacgtgggcgttccaaatatcaaaataataataatcatcactatgattataaaaggagaacaataagggttctcaaaatagtccttcaaaatgtgaaggcaatgcttaccatcaaattggtatgaaaataataaaacacgtcgctgattatgatccattccttgaagagaatgtgacttgtgataagcattgagaatgcaaacccattcctaaagttgaatgtggcaatatgtgataaaagcaatgaataaagacatgcaattcatgattatatgaataccacacaactcacctctaagggaggtttgagtaaaataaagagaataaatattattgtgtggttacatgaatatgtcattggtcgcgtacatgtgatacaccaaatattattttgtcatgccttataaaagttatggcaaagttaaagcaagaaatgattttgcttatgatcattttgatcatgacaatttattatgatataattttatccgtgaaggagacatttaccatatgaatggcatgataaaagatcttgtagtacaaaagttgttaagaactccagaaaaactaatttgttactatccAGATAAATAAACTTAT contains:
- the LOC138886121 gene encoding uncharacterized protein, producing the protein MLHHYLKKKIQDLWNTAEDFSLIDLGEDYYIIKFKKKENMDKAIHLGPWFISGHFLSISRWKPNFLAKNEKLTTSAVWIRLPQFPTEFYDGKILEKIGNAIGRILKNDIYTSTTLRGRYARICVEIPLEVLVQPYLFVGQHKQHIHCEGEDFLCKNCGRFGHTMRQCSFIKNQCTETTHVRQAHQPMDTNEGKVDEWITVSFNKKKNQGRKLPTQPSINQVKSNHGPGISVKLFNANTGKYLDKQLLQYQAKIHPSPNQPSKATDQPNNPKEQNNYPSKNHYMDNQQMVLPKPTMENNIFFCNNKFTHLNDDLAL